GGATTATGTGTTTTAATCCCACAAATTCTGCACTTGTATTTCTTTAGCTCTGTCTTAGAACGGTTCAAGTGTCGTTGAATCATCGGTAAAGAGCTCCTCTTTAATGGTTTCCTGCTCTTTAGTTTCCTCCCTTTCTCTCTTTGGAAAGAATCTTACATTACTTGCTATCACTTCAACTTTGCTTCTTTTCACTCCATCCTGCTCCCACCTTCTTTCCCTTAATCTACCTTCAATTAGAACTGCCTGTCCCTTTGTAAGATACTGCATGCAATTGTCAGCCTGTTTCCCAAAAACAATTGCATCAATGAAGAGAGTTTCCTCTTTTAATTCGTCTCCCTGTCTGTATCTTGTGTTAACTGCAACTGGAACTGTTGTCACCGCTACTCCCGTCGGTGTATACCTCGTCTCAGGATCCCTTGTAAGATTTCCAATTAGGATGATTTTGTTAAACATGTTTCCTCCTTTCTTTCTATTTGTTGTTGTATTTGTTTAAGTTGGCTTGGATGAACACCCAAAACCTGAACTTTACAGTCTGAATAACGTGCTTTTGCAATTTCAAGGAGTTGTTTGACCTGTTTTTCTATAAACTCCATATCGTCGCTGTCTGCAATAATATATGCCCAGGATTCTTCGTTGAGTTTTATGGTTATTACCTTCATGTAGTATTAAGGACAGATGGTAACCAGTTTGGCGATATAGAAGAAAAGGAAGGAACTATTTAAGATTTAGTTCTTTTAATCTTATCTCCATAGCTTCCTTAGAAACCATGAAGATTTCGGCAAGTTTATCTACGTCTCCATTTGTTTTATAATAATGAGGCAAAACCATGTGTTTAGGCATAAGTAGTTCAGATGCAAATACGTTTGCATATCTTTCCATGATTGCCTTGCATGTTTCAATCTGGCTTACGTCAAGAGCAATTTTTTCTTTTTCGGAGTAAAGTTTCTCTAACGCTTCGTAGTGCTTAAGGCAAATATGCCCAATTTCGTAGGCAATGGTGAAAATTTTTCTTGTGTCAGAACTATAAACGTTTATTGCGATAATAAATTTTCCATTTTTAAGTGGCAATAAACATCCAAAAATTCCATCTGGAAATTCGTCTGAGAAT
The genomic region above belongs to Methanofastidiosum sp. and contains:
- the ssb gene encoding single-stranded DNA-binding protein, which translates into the protein MFNKIILIGNLTRDPETRYTPTGVAVTTVPVAVNTRYRQGDELKEETLFIDAIVFGKQADNCMQYLTKGQAVLIEGRLRERRWEQDGVKRSKVEVIASNVRFFPKREREETKEQETIKEELFTDDSTTLEPF
- a CDS encoding ImmA/IrrE family metallo-endopeptidase; protein product: MTSPQDNVRLLARILLKKVGIHTPPVDVLRITDYLGAEVVFSDEFPDGIFGCLLPLKNGKFIIAINVYSSDTRKIFTIAYEIGHICLKHYEALEKLYSEKEKIALDVSQIETCKAIMERYANVFASELLMPKHMVLPHYYKTNGDVDKLAEIFMVSKEAMEIRLKELNLK